A single region of the Pseudorhodoplanes sp. genome encodes:
- a CDS encoding DUF2232 domain-containing protein encodes MMQILLIGLGAGAASALLFASVASGSIISILLFYLAPLPIMIAALGWSHWSALFAAIVAAVGLSVVFGPFFIVAFLIGVGLPAWWLGYLALLARPMADSPDAMEWYPAGRLVVWAGIISALTVVAAIPNFGVDEESFRSGLRASFERVLKMQSPADMPADIRNIDPDKVLDLLVAVIPLAAAVIATLTNTVNLWLAGRIVKVSGNLRRPWPDIPDMRFPPFAPAMLAVAVALSFLPSLLGTVGSILAASLLMAYAILGFAVLHALTRDAAARGFILAGSYVAVVVLFWPILLMSLAGLADTAFDIRGRLAKKSRPPMDRTD; translated from the coding sequence ATGATGCAGATTCTTCTGATCGGACTGGGAGCTGGCGCAGCCTCTGCGCTGCTGTTCGCTTCTGTTGCGTCCGGCTCGATCATCTCGATCCTGCTCTTCTATCTTGCGCCGCTGCCGATCATGATTGCGGCGCTCGGCTGGAGCCATTGGTCGGCCCTGTTCGCCGCCATAGTCGCCGCCGTCGGCCTGTCCGTGGTCTTCGGACCTTTTTTTATAGTCGCGTTCCTGATCGGGGTCGGTCTTCCCGCATGGTGGCTCGGCTATCTGGCCTTGCTCGCACGACCTATGGCCGACAGCCCGGATGCGATGGAATGGTATCCTGCCGGCCGGCTGGTCGTCTGGGCCGGAATCATCAGCGCCCTGACCGTTGTCGCCGCGATTCCGAATTTCGGAGTCGACGAGGAGTCGTTCCGCTCGGGTCTGCGTGCGTCGTTTGAGCGTGTGCTCAAGATGCAAAGCCCGGCGGACATGCCCGCGGATATCCGCAACATCGATCCCGACAAGGTGCTCGATCTGTTGGTAGCCGTAATTCCCCTCGCCGCCGCCGTGATCGCGACCTTGACCAACACCGTCAATCTCTGGCTGGCCGGCCGCATCGTCAAAGTCTCGGGCAACCTGCGCCGGCCGTGGCCCGACATTCCAGACATGCGTTTTCCACCATTTGCGCCGGCAATGCTTGCTGTTGCCGTTGCGCTGTCGTTCCTGCCCAGCCTCCTCGGAACGGTAGGATCGATTCTGGCGGCCAGCCTGCTGATGGCCTATGCGATTCTCGGCTTTGCGGTTCTGCATGCGCTGACGCGGGATGCAGCCGCGCGCGGTTTCATTCTGGCCGGCAGTTATGTCGCCGTGGTGGTGCTGTTCTGGCCCATCCTTCTGATGAGTCTCGCCGGTCTTGCCGACACGGCTTTCGATATTCGCGGCCGCCTCGCGAAAAAAAGCAGGCCGCCGATGGACCGCACCGATTGA
- the fabD gene encoding ACP S-malonyltransferase, whose protein sequence is MAAAFVFPGQGSQALGMGKALAEAFPVAKAVFDEVDAALGEKLSAIMWEGPADKLTLTENAQPALMAVSAAVTRVLQAEAGLDLKRDVAFVAGHSLGEYSALAAAGAFSVSDAAWLLRTRGDAMQKAVPVGEGAMAALIGLSFEDAATAAREGAQDQICQAANDNGGGQVVISGNKAAVERACEIAKAKGAKRAMLLQVSAPFHCALMQPAADVMADALSKVTVNAPAVPVVANVMARPLSDPQDIVQALVAQVTGTVRWRECVEYMVQHGVAEFYELGAGKVLTGLVKRIAGGATGTAIGTPEDIAAYKASRS, encoded by the coding sequence ATGGCGGCAGCTTTCGTATTTCCAGGACAGGGCAGCCAGGCCTTAGGGATGGGCAAGGCCTTGGCCGAAGCCTTTCCCGTGGCCAAGGCAGTCTTTGACGAGGTGGACGCGGCCTTGGGTGAGAAGCTGTCCGCGATCATGTGGGAGGGGCCGGCTGATAAGCTGACCCTGACCGAGAATGCTCAGCCCGCTTTGATGGCGGTGTCGGCTGCGGTGACGCGTGTGCTCCAGGCGGAAGCCGGTCTTGATCTGAAACGGGATGTCGCCTTTGTCGCCGGTCATTCGCTTGGCGAATATTCGGCGCTGGCGGCGGCCGGGGCCTTCAGCGTGAGCGATGCGGCGTGGCTGCTGCGCACGCGTGGCGATGCCATGCAGAAGGCGGTGCCCGTCGGGGAGGGGGCGATGGCGGCGCTGATCGGCCTTTCATTCGAGGATGCCGCGACTGCGGCGCGTGAAGGCGCGCAAGACCAAATCTGCCAGGCGGCCAACGACAATGGCGGCGGACAGGTCGTGATCTCAGGCAACAAGGCGGCGGTCGAACGCGCCTGCGAGATTGCCAAAGCCAAGGGCGCGAAACGCGCGATGCTGCTGCAGGTGTCCGCACCCTTCCATTGCGCGCTGATGCAGCCGGCGGCGGATGTGATGGCGGATGCGCTTTCAAAAGTGACCGTTAATGCCCCCGCCGTGCCGGTAGTCGCGAATGTCATGGCGCGGCCGCTCAGCGATCCTCAGGACATCGTACAGGCGCTTGTCGCGCAGGTGACGGGGACGGTGCGCTGGCGCGAATGCGTAGAATATATGGTCCAGCACGGTGTCGCCGAGTTCTACGAACTTGGTGCAGGCAAGGTGCTCACAGGCCTGGTGAAGCGCATCGCCGGCGGCGCGACCGGTACAGCAATTGGAACCCCCGAAGACATTGCCGCTTACAAGGCATCGCGCAGCTAA
- a CDS encoding replicative DNA helicase encodes MAAQDSSVRKLAELAPTYRIAPHNIEAEQALLGAILVNNEAFYRVSDFLEPRHFFESVHQKIYEITASLIRAGKVASPVTLKTFLPADADIGGLTVSQYLARLAAEATTVINAADYGRTIYDLALRRSLILIGEDLVNEAYDAPVDSSPTKQIEEAEKKLYEVAETGRYEGGFQRFAQALTTAVDMAANAYARDGGLSGLATGLRDLDSKMGGLQPSDLIIVAGRPGMGKTSLATNIAYNVARAWQGEVRPDGHMSTVNGGIVGFFSLEMSAEQLATRIISERTGITSSTIRRGSITEQDFELIKDTSIELQNLPFYVDETGGLSIAALAARARRLKRQRGLDLIVVDYIQLLQGSSKRASEGRVQEVTEITTGLKALAKELNVPIMALSQLSRQVESRDDKRPQLSDLRESGSIEQDADVVMFVYREEYYLSNKEPRPGTDEHAKWQIEMDAAHGKAEIIIGKQRHGPTGTVQVQFDANITRFGDLAQESHLPARYD; translated from the coding sequence ATGGCTGCTCAAGACTCGTCCGTCCGCAAGCTCGCCGAGCTTGCACCGACCTATCGCATTGCGCCGCACAATATCGAAGCGGAGCAGGCGCTTCTTGGTGCCATTCTAGTCAACAACGAGGCTTTCTATCGGGTGTCAGATTTTCTTGAACCGCGTCACTTCTTCGAGTCGGTTCATCAAAAAATCTATGAAATCACCGCGAGCCTGATCCGCGCCGGCAAGGTCGCGAGCCCGGTGACGCTCAAGACTTTTTTGCCGGCGGATGCAGATATTGGCGGTCTGACGGTGAGCCAATATCTCGCGCGGCTCGCCGCCGAGGCGACAACCGTCATCAACGCCGCCGATTACGGCCGCACGATCTACGATCTGGCGCTGCGTCGTTCGCTGATTCTGATCGGCGAGGATCTCGTCAACGAAGCCTATGACGCACCAGTTGATTCTTCGCCCACCAAGCAGATCGAGGAAGCGGAGAAGAAACTGTATGAAGTTGCTGAAACCGGCCGTTACGAAGGCGGCTTTCAGCGTTTCGCGCAGGCGCTTACCACCGCGGTCGACATGGCCGCCAATGCCTATGCACGCGACGGCGGATTGTCGGGACTGGCGACCGGCCTGAGAGACCTCGACAGCAAGATGGGCGGATTGCAGCCGTCCGACCTCATCATCGTGGCCGGCCGCCCGGGCATGGGCAAGACCTCGCTCGCAACCAACATCGCCTACAACGTCGCCCGCGCGTGGCAAGGCGAAGTGCGGCCCGACGGGCATATGAGCACGGTGAACGGCGGCATCGTCGGCTTCTTCTCGCTCGAAATGTCGGCCGAGCAGCTCGCGACCCGTATCATTTCCGAACGGACAGGAATCACGTCTAGCACAATCCGGCGCGGTTCAATTACCGAACAGGATTTCGAGCTGATCAAGGATACCTCCATCGAACTGCAGAACCTGCCCTTTTATGTCGACGAAACCGGCGGCCTGTCGATTGCAGCGCTCGCCGCGCGCGCGCGTCGTCTCAAACGGCAGCGTGGCCTTGATCTGATCGTGGTCGACTATATTCAACTGCTGCAAGGCTCTTCGAAACGCGCCTCGGAAGGACGCGTGCAGGAAGTCACCGAGATCACCACTGGTCTGAAGGCGCTGGCGAAGGAACTGAACGTGCCGATCATGGCGCTGTCGCAATTGTCTCGTCAGGTGGAAAGCCGCGACGACAAGCGCCCGCAGCTCTCGGACCTGCGTGAATCTGGCTCGATCGAGCAGGACGCCGACGTCGTGATGTTCGTGTATCGCGAGGAATATTATCTGAGTAACAAGGAGCCGCGGCCGGGCACCGACGAGCACGCCAAGTGGCAGATCGAAATGGACGCCGCGCACGGCAAGGCGGAAATCATCATCGGCAAGCAGCGCCATGGCCCGACCGGCACGGTGCAGGTCCAGTTCGACGCCAACATCACCCGCTTCGGCGATCTGGCGCAGGAAAGTCATCTCCCCGCACGGTACGATTAA
- the fabG gene encoding 3-oxoacyl-[acyl-carrier-protein] reductase, producing MFELTGKTALVTGATGGIGGAIARALHKQGATVAISGTRRDALDQLAGDLKDRVHVLPCNLADKEQVEALVPQAEEKMEKLDILVANAGITKDNLFVQLRDEDWDSVIEINLTSTFRLSRAAMKTMMRRRFGRIIGITSVVGVTGNPGQGNYTAAKAGMIGMMKSIAKEYARRGVTANCIAPGFIATAMTDKLNDKQREAILQMVPANRLGTPDDIGAAAVYLASDEAGYVTGQTIHVNGGMAMI from the coding sequence ATGTTCGAGCTTACCGGAAAGACTGCGCTCGTCACCGGCGCCACGGGCGGCATCGGCGGCGCCATCGCGCGGGCGCTCCACAAGCAGGGTGCGACAGTCGCGATTTCCGGAACGCGGCGCGATGCGCTGGACCAGCTTGCTGGGGACCTGAAGGATCGCGTGCACGTTCTGCCCTGCAATCTCGCCGACAAGGAGCAGGTCGAGGCGCTGGTGCCGCAGGCAGAGGAGAAGATGGAGAAGCTCGACATCCTGGTCGCCAATGCCGGCATCACCAAGGACAATCTGTTCGTGCAGTTGCGCGATGAGGATTGGGACAGCGTGATCGAGATCAATCTGACCTCGACCTTCCGCCTGTCGCGCGCGGCCATGAAAACCATGATGCGCCGCCGCTTTGGCCGCATCATCGGCATCACCTCGGTGGTCGGCGTGACCGGCAATCCGGGGCAGGGCAATTACACCGCCGCCAAGGCCGGCATGATTGGCATGATGAAGTCGATCGCCAAGGAATACGCGCGGCGCGGCGTGACCGCGAACTGCATCGCCCCCGGCTTCATTGCCACAGCCATGACTGACAAGCTCAACGACAAACAGCGCGAGGCGATCCTGCAAATGGTTCCGGCCAACAGGCTGGGAACGCCCGACGATATCGGCGCCGCGGCGGTCTATCTCGCGTCGGACGAAGCCGGTTATGTCACCGGCCAAACCATCCATGTGAACGGTGGAATGGCCATGATCTGA
- the fabF gene encoding beta-ketoacyl-ACP synthase II: MRRVVVTGLGMVTPLGCGVDTTWQRILQGQSGARKIEKFDVSDLSCKIACQVPRGDGSDGTFNPDQWMEPKEQRKVDDFIVFAMSAARQALQDASWNPTTEEDQFATGVMIGSGIGGVGGIAEGAILVKERGPRRLSPFFIPGRIINLASGYVSIEFGLKGPNSAVVTACSTGSHAIGDAGRMIALGDADVMVAGGAESPIDKLSLAGFAACKALSTSFNDEPTRASRPYDKDRDGFVMGEGAGAVVLEEHEHAKKRGAKIYAELIGYGMSGDAFHITAPSPDGNGAFRCMSAAIKRAGITAGDIDYINAHGTSTMADTIELAAVERVIGNAAGKISMSSTKSEIGHLLGAAGAVEAIFSILAIRDQIVPPTINLDNPSVETPIDLVPHQARKRDVEVALSNSFGFGGTNASLIFRAVH, from the coding sequence ATGAGACGTGTTGTCGTCACAGGATTGGGAATGGTGACGCCGCTGGGGTGCGGCGTCGACACGACATGGCAACGCATTCTCCAGGGGCAGAGCGGCGCCCGTAAAATTGAAAAATTCGACGTCTCCGATCTGTCGTGCAAGATCGCCTGTCAGGTTCCGCGCGGCGACGGCAGCGACGGCACGTTCAATCCTGATCAGTGGATGGAGCCGAAAGAGCAGCGGAAAGTGGATGACTTCATCGTCTTCGCGATGAGCGCAGCGCGGCAGGCGCTGCAGGACGCCAGCTGGAATCCGACCACCGAAGAGGATCAGTTTGCCACCGGCGTGATGATCGGCTCGGGCATTGGCGGCGTTGGCGGAATCGCGGAGGGCGCGATCCTGGTGAAGGAGCGAGGTCCGCGCCGTCTGTCGCCCTTCTTCATCCCGGGCCGCATCATCAATCTGGCGTCGGGCTACGTCTCGATCGAATTCGGCCTGAAGGGTCCGAATTCCGCCGTCGTCACTGCCTGTTCGACGGGATCGCATGCCATCGGCGACGCCGGCCGCATGATCGCGTTGGGCGACGCCGATGTCATGGTCGCGGGCGGCGCGGAGTCGCCGATCGACAAGCTGTCGCTCGCGGGCTTCGCGGCTTGCAAGGCGTTGTCGACATCTTTCAACGACGAACCGACGCGGGCGTCGCGTCCTTATGACAAGGACCGGGACGGCTTCGTCATGGGCGAGGGCGCGGGCGCCGTGGTGCTCGAGGAACATGAGCATGCCAAGAAGCGTGGCGCGAAAATCTATGCCGAATTGATCGGCTACGGCATGTCGGGCGATGCCTTTCACATCACGGCGCCCTCGCCGGACGGCAACGGGGCGTTCCGTTGCATGAGCGCCGCCATCAAGCGCGCAGGAATTACGGCGGGCGACATCGACTATATCAATGCGCACGGCACTTCGACGATGGCCGATACGATCGAGCTCGCCGCGGTCGAGCGCGTGATCGGCAACGCCGCCGGCAAGATATCGATGTCATCCACAAAGTCGGAGATCGGGCATTTGCTCGGCGCTGCAGGCGCGGTGGAGGCGATCTTTTCCATTCTTGCGATTCGAGATCAGATCGTCCCGCCAACCATCAATCTCGACAATCCCTCCGTCGAAACGCCGATCGATCTGGTCCCGCATCAGGCGCGCAAGCGTGATGTGGAGGTGGCGCTGTCCAACTCATTCGGGTTTGGTGGCACCAATGCCTCGCTGATCTTCCGCGCCGTTCACTAG
- the rplI gene encoding 50S ribosomal protein L9, with product MEVILLERVAKLGQMGETVRVKDGFARNFLLPKGKALRATKENKARFEGMRQELETRNLAEKSEAQKIADKLDGKRFTVLRQASDTGQLYGSVTGRDLAALITESGIAVNRSQIALNAPIKTIGQHKVQVALHPEIDVTVTVAVARNAEEAERLARGEDVTVRRQEGEEPAEEVATEAFFEEAAAPAEEGMEAAEEAGKTA from the coding sequence ATGGAAGTCATTCTGCTCGAACGCGTCGCCAAGCTTGGCCAGATGGGCGAGACCGTGCGCGTGAAGGACGGGTTCGCCCGCAATTTCCTGCTGCCGAAAGGCAAGGCTCTGCGCGCCACGAAGGAGAACAAGGCACGCTTCGAAGGGATGCGCCAGGAGCTCGAAACCCGCAATCTTGCCGAGAAGAGCGAAGCGCAGAAGATCGCCGACAAGCTCGACGGCAAGAGGTTCACCGTGCTGCGTCAGGCCTCCGATACCGGCCAACTCTACGGTTCGGTTACCGGTCGCGACCTCGCCGCGCTGATCACCGAATCTGGCATCGCCGTGAACCGCAGCCAGATCGCCCTTAACGCGCCGATCAAGACCATCGGCCAGCACAAGGTGCAGGTGGCGCTACATCCTGAAATCGATGTCACCGTCACTGTGGCCGTCGCCCGCAACGCTGAAGAGGCCGAGCGTCTGGCCCGCGGCGAGGACGTGACCGTGCGTCGACAGGAAGGCGAAGAGCCGGCGGAAGAAGTCGCGACGGAAGCATTCTTCGAAGAAGCCGCTGCTCCGGCGGAAGAAGGCATGGAAGCGGCCGAGGAAGCCGGGAAGACGGCCTAG
- a CDS encoding acyl carrier protein: MSDIAERVKKIVVEHLGVEPDKVTEQASFIDDLGADSLDTVELVMAFEEEFGCEIPDDAAETILTVGDATKFLEKNAKS; the protein is encoded by the coding sequence ATGAGTGATATTGCCGAGCGGGTGAAGAAGATTGTCGTGGAGCATCTCGGAGTCGAACCTGACAAGGTCACCGAGCAGGCGAGCTTCATTGACGATCTCGGGGCCGACTCTCTCGACACCGTCGAGCTGGTCATGGCTTTTGAGGAGGAATTCGGCTGCGAAATTCCCGACGATGCCGCCGAAACCATCCTGACCGTCGGCGATGCGACCAAGTTCCTCGAGAAGAACGCAAAAAGCTGA
- the rpsF gene encoding 30S ribosomal protein S6 yields the protein MPLYEHVFLARQDASAQQVEDLTKQFQGVIEGLGGKVTKNEYWGVKSLSFRIRKNRKAHFTFLNVDAPPAAISEVERQERLNEDVLRFMTVRVDELEEGPSIMMRKADRDERERGFGDRGFGGGGRFDRGDRPRRDRDDRAPRGDDGGDAQTTEE from the coding sequence ATGCCGTTATACGAGCACGTGTTTCTGGCGCGCCAGGACGCCAGCGCACAGCAGGTCGAAGACCTGACCAAGCAGTTTCAGGGCGTCATTGAAGGCCTCGGTGGAAAGGTCACCAAGAACGAATATTGGGGCGTGAAGTCCCTGTCGTTTCGCATCCGCAAGAACCGCAAGGCGCATTTCACCTTCCTGAATGTCGACGCGCCGCCCGCCGCGATCAGCGAAGTGGAGCGTCAGGAACGCCTGAACGAAGATGTTCTGCGCTTCATGACCGTGCGCGTGGACGAGCTGGAAGAAGGACCGTCCATCATGATGCGCAAGGCCGATCGCGACGAGCGCGAGCGTGGATTTGGCGATCGCGGCTTTGGCGGCGGTGGCCGATTCGATCGCGGCGATCGTCCGCGGCGGGATCGCGATGATCGCGCTCCCCGCGGTGACGACGGCGGCGACGCGCAAACGACGGAGGAATAA
- the mltG gene encoding endolytic transglycosylase MltG yields MDQNRITPPRSPRTALEPERVSLPPQRSRSARHPLVIIGNAIFTLVLLVAVVLGGIVFWGKQRFEAPGPLAQDKIVNIPRGGVRDIAELLQREGVIEQPWVFVGGALALKARGEDLKFGEYQFAKGASMRDVAETIIEGKVVQHLFTVPEGLTSEQIVARLLENDAMSGNIREVPREGTLLPEGYRFTRGVSREEMIKRMQQSQRRVVQEAFERRMPDLPIRTPEQLVTLASIIEKETGKPEERTRVAAVFVNRLKQKMRLQSDPTIIYGLVGGKGSLGRPIMKSEIEQPTPYNTYIIDGLPPGPIANPGRQSIEAAANPARTKELYFVADGTGGHAFSETYDQHLKHVARLRAIERGESTAVTPAAPAAAAPASPPAASPNRTVMPRPAPNGPRGQSAPKPQ; encoded by the coding sequence ATGGACCAGAACAGGATCACGCCACCACGCTCACCGCGCACTGCGCTGGAACCGGAACGGGTCTCGTTGCCGCCACAGCGCTCGCGCAGCGCGCGGCACCCGCTTGTGATCATCGGAAATGCGATCTTCACCCTTGTGCTTCTGGTGGCGGTGGTGCTCGGCGGCATCGTCTTCTGGGGCAAGCAGCGTTTCGAGGCGCCCGGTCCGTTGGCGCAGGACAAGATCGTCAACATCCCGCGCGGCGGTGTGCGCGACATTGCCGAGCTCCTGCAGCGTGAGGGAGTCATCGAGCAGCCCTGGGTCTTTGTCGGTGGCGCATTGGCGCTCAAGGCGCGCGGCGAGGATCTGAAATTCGGCGAATATCAGTTCGCCAAGGGCGCCAGCATGCGCGATGTGGCCGAGACCATCATCGAGGGCAAGGTGGTGCAGCATCTGTTCACGGTCCCCGAAGGCCTGACCTCGGAGCAGATCGTGGCGCGCCTGCTCGAAAATGACGCGATGAGCGGCAATATCCGCGAGGTGCCGCGCGAAGGCACGCTGCTCCCGGAGGGCTATCGCTTCACGCGCGGCGTTTCGCGCGAGGAAATGATCAAGCGCATGCAGCAGTCCCAGCGCCGGGTGGTGCAGGAGGCGTTCGAGCGCCGCATGCCCGACCTGCCAATCCGCACGCCGGAGCAACTCGTTACGCTCGCCTCGATCATCGAGAAGGAAACCGGCAAGCCGGAGGAGCGCACGCGTGTTGCTGCGGTGTTCGTGAACCGCCTGAAGCAGAAGATGCGGCTGCAGTCCGATCCAACCATCATTTACGGCCTGGTCGGCGGCAAGGGCTCGCTCGGGCGGCCGATCATGAAGAGCGAAATCGAGCAGCCGACGCCCTACAACACCTACATCATCGACGGGCTGCCGCCCGGTCCGATCGCCAATCCCGGCCGCCAGTCGATCGAAGCGGCCGCCAATCCGGCGCGAACCAAGGAATTGTATTTCGTTGCCGACGGCACCGGCGGGCACGCTTTTTCAGAGACCTACGACCAGCATCTCAAGCATGTCGCGCGCCTGCGTGCGATCGAGCGGGGAGAGTCGACGGCAGTCACCCCGGCGGCACCTGCGGCAGCCGCGCCAGCGTCACCGCCCGCGGCTTCGCCCAACCGCACCGTCATGCCGCGTCCGGCGCCGAATGGGCCGCGTGGTCAGAGCGCGCCCAAGCCTCAATAG
- the alr gene encoding alanine racemase: protein MSAQEAAPEQTTFAYGPPAAEAGGILTVDLGAIEANWKKLRGMAIPTECAAVVKADAYGCGLEPVTALLYHAGCTTFFVADLAEGKRVRRIAPDAVVYILGGLPPGTAPVFAEHALRPVIGSSAELAEWDSFVSASNWHGGIALHVDTGMNRLGVTIEEATALAPRIKAENHGIMLLMSHFVASEIHEHPRNNEQMLAFREIRSLYRGVPASISNSSGIFLGSSAHLDLIRPGVSLYGVNPTPGKPNPMRSVVHLDARIILTREVAFGDTVGYDANWTARRPSRIAIVAIGYADGYFRMASGTDLKQGGVVLVAGRRCPIVGLISMDLMAVDITDLPGSAVRRGDYVTLIGEGFDVDALAEQFDTNGYEVLTSLGRRYARIYKSTGG from the coding sequence ATGTCCGCGCAAGAAGCAGCCCCTGAACAGACGACGTTTGCCTATGGTCCGCCCGCCGCGGAGGCAGGCGGCATCCTGACGGTCGACTTGGGAGCGATCGAGGCGAACTGGAAGAAACTGCGCGGCATGGCCATCCCGACCGAATGTGCCGCCGTGGTCAAGGCCGACGCTTATGGCTGCGGGCTCGAGCCGGTCACCGCCCTCCTCTATCATGCCGGCTGCACTACCTTCTTTGTTGCCGATCTGGCCGAAGGCAAGCGCGTGCGCCGGATCGCACCGGACGCCGTCGTCTATATTCTCGGCGGTCTGCCGCCGGGCACGGCGCCGGTTTTTGCCGAGCACGCCCTACGCCCTGTTATCGGTTCTTCGGCCGAGCTCGCCGAATGGGACAGCTTCGTCTCCGCGTCGAACTGGCATGGCGGTATCGCCCTGCATGTCGACACCGGCATGAACCGGCTCGGTGTGACCATCGAGGAAGCAACGGCGTTGGCGCCGCGGATCAAGGCGGAAAATCACGGCATCATGCTGTTGATGAGCCATTTCGTAGCCTCCGAAATCCACGAGCATCCACGGAACAACGAGCAAATGCTCGCCTTTCGAGAAATTCGCAGCCTCTATCGTGGTGTCCCGGCATCTATTTCAAATTCTTCTGGCATATTTCTCGGCTCTTCCGCCCATCTTGATCTCATTCGTCCCGGCGTCTCGCTCTACGGCGTCAATCCGACGCCCGGCAAACCCAATCCCATGCGCTCGGTGGTGCACTTGGATGCACGCATTATCCTCACGCGGGAGGTCGCTTTCGGTGACACGGTCGGCTACGACGCTAACTGGACCGCGCGCCGCCCCTCGCGCATCGCCATCGTCGCCATTGGCTACGCCGATGGTTATTTCCGCATGGCGAGTGGCACCGACCTGAAGCAGGGCGGCGTTGTGCTGGTCGCCGGCCGCCGCTGCCCCATCGTCGGGCTTATCTCGATGGATCTGATGGCGGTGGACATAACCGACCTGCCCGGAAGCGCGGTGCGACGCGGCGATTATGTAACTCTGATCGGCGAAGGCTTTGATGTCGACGCACTGGCGGAGCAGTTCGACACCAATGGCTATGAAGTGCTCACCAGTCTTGGGCGGCGGTATGCCCGTATTTACAAGAGCACGGGCGGCTGA
- the rpsR gene encoding 30S ribosomal protein S18, producing MAFGGGGGGRRPFFRRRKTCPFSGANAPKIDYKDVKLLQRYVSERGKIVPSRITAVSTKKQRELAQAIKRARFLGLLPYVIR from the coding sequence ATGGCATTCGGTGGTGGTGGCGGCGGACGCCGTCCTTTCTTTCGTCGGCGCAAGACCTGCCCCTTCTCCGGCGCCAATGCGCCGAAGATCGACTACAAGGACGTGAAGCTCCTGCAGCGTTACGTCTCGGAGCGCGGCAAGATCGTGCCGAGCAGGATCACGGCGGTCTCGACCAAGAAGCAGCGTGAACTCGCCCAGGCGATCAAGCGCGCACGTTTCCTTGGCCTGCTTCCATATGTGATCCGTTGA
- a CDS encoding cyclopropane-fatty-acyl-phospholipid synthase family protein has product MERLLQTALARFIRSGNLRITTANGNSFLFGDGSGPPVDVRLTSRRAMYGILLDPELRLGEAYMDGGLVIEQGSLADLLSVLLTQDRSGKPPYFARPQWQLRYLTRRLAQLNRRRRSRRNVAHHYDLDGRLYSLFLDADQQYSCAYFENGEQSLDDAQLAKKRHLAAKLLIEPGQTVLDIGCGWGGLSLYLAEYLRAKVTGITLSEEQHKRAVTRAHEKRLSGSAKFLLQDYRDANGPYDRIVSVGMFEHVGVGYYDAFFRKAAGLLADGGVMVLHSIGRSEGPNVTNPWIAKYIFPGGYIPALSEVLPTIERSGLLVTDIEILRLHYAETLKAWRERFLAHAGDIKRIYDEYFLRMWEFYLAASEMAFREQNMMVFQIQLAKRQDVVPLTRDYLLREEQRLRALEGHSRQPLRIAGE; this is encoded by the coding sequence GTGGAGCGGTTGCTTCAAACAGCACTGGCACGCTTTATCCGCAGCGGCAACCTGCGGATCACCACCGCCAACGGAAATTCATTCCTGTTTGGAGATGGCAGCGGACCACCCGTTGATGTCCGATTGACGTCCCGCCGGGCCATGTACGGAATTCTCCTCGACCCCGAGCTGCGGCTGGGGGAAGCCTATATGGATGGCGGCCTTGTGATCGAACAGGGATCGCTCGCGGACCTGCTGAGTGTTCTTCTTACCCAGGATCGCAGCGGCAAGCCGCCCTATTTCGCCCGACCGCAATGGCAGTTGCGCTACCTGACGCGCCGCCTGGCGCAACTGAACCGGCGCCGCCGCTCGCGGCGCAATGTCGCGCACCATTACGATCTCGACGGGCGGCTGTACTCCCTCTTCCTGGATGCCGACCAGCAATATAGCTGCGCCTATTTCGAGAATGGGGAACAGTCCCTGGACGATGCCCAATTGGCCAAGAAACGTCACCTTGCGGCAAAGCTGCTGATTGAACCGGGACAGACGGTCCTTGATATCGGCTGCGGCTGGGGTGGGTTGTCCCTGTATCTTGCAGAATATCTTCGCGCGAAAGTCACCGGCATCACCCTGTCGGAAGAACAGCATAAGAGGGCGGTCACGCGGGCGCATGAAAAGAGGTTATCCGGATCTGCAAAGTTCCTGCTGCAGGACTACCGCGACGCCAATGGCCCCTATGACCGGATCGTGTCGGTCGGCATGTTCGAACATGTCGGCGTCGGATATTACGATGCCTTCTTCCGTAAAGCGGCAGGATTGCTGGCCGACGGCGGCGTCATGGTTCTGCACTCGATCGGCCGGTCCGAGGGACCCAATGTCACCAATCCCTGGATCGCAAAGTATATTTTTCCCGGCGGCTATATTCCGGCCTTGTCGGAGGTTCTGCCGACCATTGAGCGCTCTGGCCTTCTGGTCACCGACATCGAAATCCTCCGTCTGCATTATGCCGAAACCTTGAAGGCCTGGCGCGAACGCTTCCTCGCACATGCCGGCGACATCAAGCGGATTTACGACGAGTATTTCCTGCGTATGTGGGAATTCTACCTGGCGGCATCGGAAATGGCCTTCCGCGAACAGAACATGATGGTATTCCAGATCCAGCTTGCTAAACGGCAGGATGTGGTGCCTCTCACGCGCGACTACCTCCTTCGGGAGGAACAGCGATTGCGGGCGCTGGAAGGCCACAGCCGCCAGCCCTTGCGGATTGCCGGCGAGTGA